A genomic window from Pecten maximus chromosome 4, xPecMax1.1, whole genome shotgun sequence includes:
- the LOC117324978 gene encoding uncharacterized protein LOC117324978 — protein MLVNKLNNSHSILIPGIDLLQFLTYTERIDDVEYAFLVYDVLKQYQKEFTLLKQNVSCIKFLMQLVKLANNSSNVMKVKDMLCTSFVEIGLQIQMEFLGLILPNWQELCLFFNTMYLTRIIKVMEDYMKRLVTLPKETTDMLLKYFEDPFKHGEECSEFLKFVHVGVLRHEALQKVIHNNENYTTAALLLLAKIEHDQMDSSTLPLGDIFSKNVFQLIHQAFERLRESNNDANEETESISADLRVHLLWFFEKISDCDKCGNYGNDIVTGSQFSTVMDDLAATIRHDSQLLVSFFSEMQKSEPLFACAKQKLGKHLIGSYLRTFQTRLRTCGRGSYLYVLQEMKEARNHCMQYVDNGSALFKKNVTDPIRRLNRGKKKFLSLMDSKFSEPRQDTST, from the exons ATGCTTGTCAACAAATTAAACAACTCTCACAGCATATTAATCCCAGGAATTGATTTGTTGCAGTTTCTGACCTACACAGAAAGGATAGACGATGTGGAGTATGCCTTTCTCGTCTACGATGTACTGAAGCAATATCAGAAAGAATTTACCTTACTTAAGCAAAATGTCTCCTGCATCAAATTTCTAATGCAGTTGGTCAAGCTTGCCAACAACTCATCCAATGTCATGAAGGTAAAGGACATGCTCTGTACGTCATTTGTAGAAATAGGCCTGCAAATTCAGATGGAGTTTCTTGGCTTGATTCTTCCAAACTGGCAGGAATTGTGCCTCTTCTTCAACACGATGTACCTCACAAGAATCATAAAG GTCATGGAAGACTATATGAAGCGTCTTGTCACTTTACCAAAGGAGACGACTGACATGTTACTCAAGTACTTTGAGGACCCCTTCAAGCATGGTGAGGAGTGCAGTGAATTCCTTAAATTTGTCCATGTTGGTGTGCTAAGGCATGAGGCCCTACAGAAGGTCATCCACAACAACGAGAACTACACTACTGCTGCCCTCTTACTGTTGGCCAAAATCGAACATGACCAAATGGACTCATCCACATTACCATTGGGAGATATATTTTCCAAAAACGTATTCCAGTTGATACACCAGGCTTTCGAGAGGCTCAGAGAATCAAATAACGATGCCAACGAGGAGACGGAGTCAATTTCAGCTGACCTAAGGGTCCATTTGCTAtggttttttgaaaaaatttctGATTGTGACAAATGTGGTAACTATGGGAACGATATTGTCACAGGCTCACAATTCTCCACTGTCATGGATGACTTAGCAGCTACTATCAGACATGACTCCCAGCTACTGGTTTCTTTCTTCAGTGAAATGCAAAAATCTGAACCACTTTTTGCTTGTGCAAAACAAAAGCTTGGCAAGCACTTGATTGGTAGCTACCTGAGAACATTTCAGACACGCCTACGGACTTGTGGCAGAGGTTCATATCTATATGTTCTCCAAGAAATGAAAGAGGCAAGAAACCACTGCATGCAATATGTTGACAATGGAAGTGCTTTGTTTAAAAAGAATGTAACTGACCCCATCAGACGGCTTAATCGTGGCAAAAAGAAATTTCTAAGCTTGATGGATTCTAAATTCTCAGAGCCACGCCAGGATACTAGTACATAA